One genomic segment of Pseudomonadota bacterium includes these proteins:
- a CDS encoding CPXCG motif-containing cysteine-rich protein, whose product MQKTTPTSKASRAIIRPEINMVPPEKPLTDAEVDELYGLEPVIGADAIGTDKSAAAEFVTVSCPYCGEPFETTADVSAGPCVYVEDCQICCQPIEMELRVDENGALAEVLTRRGDS is encoded by the coding sequence GTGCAGAAAACGACGCCGACGAGCAAGGCGAGTCGTGCCATCATTCGGCCCGAAATAAACATGGTGCCTCCGGAAAAACCGCTGACCGACGCCGAAGTGGACGAGCTTTACGGGCTCGAGCCTGTGATCGGCGCGGACGCCATTGGAACGGACAAATCCGCTGCGGCGGAGTTCGTCACTGTCAGCTGCCCGTATTGCGGCGAGCCGTTCGAGACTACCGCCGACGTGAGCGCGGGTCCGTGTGTTTATGTCGAAGATTGTCAGATTTGTTGTCAGCCCATCGAGATGGAGCTTCGTGTGGATGAAAACGGCGCGCTTGCCGAAGTCCTGACGCGGCGCGGAGATAGTTAG
- a CDS encoding MmcQ/YjbR family DNA-binding protein, which yields MADKGARTIPKAVRELCLAFPEAEEFESHGAPNYRARKSRVFAMFALNHHGDGHVALWLNTPALEQARLLASSQHIFKPPYVGPSGWIGVELNKGVSWKQVCELVRLAYANSSPAKLVARVAKTPAIAAPAVKMKPADIDRMLAPKAQKALKLLREICAALPEADEGTQMGSVTWRTGKRSFLMLYDYGKGLTTSFWVGIERQGPLEMDPRLRIPAYLGHNGWIAFDLAGGANSRELREFVVESFRHFATRRALAALDAKPSRVA from the coding sequence ATGGCTGACAAGGGCGCGCGCACCATTCCGAAGGCGGTACGCGAGTTGTGCCTCGCGTTTCCGGAGGCCGAGGAATTCGAATCGCATGGCGCTCCCAACTACCGCGCCAGGAAGAGCCGGGTCTTCGCGATGTTCGCGCTCAATCACCATGGCGACGGGCACGTGGCGCTGTGGCTGAATACGCCCGCGCTCGAGCAGGCGCGCCTGCTGGCGTCGTCGCAACACATCTTCAAGCCGCCCTACGTGGGCCCGTCGGGCTGGATCGGCGTCGAGCTCAACAAGGGTGTGTCCTGGAAGCAGGTGTGTGAACTCGTGCGTCTGGCGTATGCGAACAGCTCGCCGGCCAAACTCGTGGCCCGGGTCGCGAAGACTCCAGCGATTGCCGCGCCGGCGGTGAAAATGAAACCGGCCGACATCGACCGGATGCTGGCGCCGAAGGCGCAGAAAGCACTCAAGTTGCTGCGCGAAATCTGCGCCGCGTTGCCCGAAGCCGACGAAGGCACACAAATGGGATCGGTGACCTGGCGCACCGGCAAGCGCAGTTTCCTGATGCTGTACGACTACGGAAAAGGACTCACCACATCATTCTGGGTGGGCATCGAGCGGCAGGGGCCGCTCGAAATGGATCCGCGTTTAAGGATTCCCGCCTATCTTGGCCACAACGGCTGGATCGCATTCGACCTGGCGGGCGGCGCCAATTCCCGCGAGCTGCGCGAATTCGTCGTCGAGAGCTTCCGTCATTTTGCGACGCGGCGCGCACTCGCCGCGCTCGACGCGAAACCTTCTCGCGTCGCCTGA
- a CDS encoding CIA30 family protein, which translates to MNTAVHHSQMSGARLVAAYLGDIRFELVKMLRTPAFALPTLLFPAMFYLLFGVLMGSAKGNAGAALYSFAGLSVFGTMAPGLFGFGVSLAFEREYGLLVFKQALPMPPGAYLVARMAMAMIFASIISLLMLVLAKFLGHVPFGFVQALEVYVIGVLGVLPFCAIGLCVGAFVSGQAAPAIVNVIYLPMAFLSGLWVPMPLLPHVVQQFAPLWPAFHLAQLQLDSLGAPSMGTFASHVASLAGITIVFFTIAMRKLANGGLRMFGGADGARRAGVPLQRLLSRAVFFAGLGLIVAGIMGGSVQKTPDDGAGPVGVPAPTNPVVASFDDGTLNASYGVGWMVADDKTRGGNSTSSVQVIAGGAEHSQGALEASGTVRDAIEYPFGGTIFFPKGTEDGAFMDYSSKKTLRFHARGDGRQYTVLFLVGAEGRAGIPPMYAFTAGPEWKEVRIELDTLAGMDLKRVHGVVIGAMGPPGDFRFALDDVRLE; encoded by the coding sequence ATGAACACGGCCGTCCACCATTCACAGATGAGCGGCGCGCGCCTGGTAGCCGCCTATTTGGGCGACATCCGCTTCGAGCTCGTGAAGATGCTGCGCACGCCCGCCTTCGCGCTGCCGACGCTGCTGTTCCCGGCGATGTTCTATCTGCTGTTCGGCGTGTTGATGGGCAGCGCCAAGGGTAATGCCGGCGCGGCGCTGTATTCGTTCGCCGGCCTGTCGGTGTTCGGCACGATGGCGCCAGGCCTGTTCGGCTTCGGCGTCTCGCTGGCGTTCGAACGCGAGTACGGCCTGCTGGTGTTCAAGCAGGCGCTGCCGATGCCGCCCGGTGCCTATCTAGTTGCGCGCATGGCGATGGCCATGATCTTCGCGAGCATCATCTCGCTGCTGATGCTCGTGCTCGCGAAGTTCCTCGGGCACGTGCCCTTCGGCTTCGTGCAGGCCCTCGAGGTGTATGTGATCGGCGTCCTCGGCGTGTTGCCGTTCTGCGCGATCGGCCTGTGTGTGGGCGCGTTCGTCTCCGGACAGGCGGCGCCCGCCATCGTCAACGTCATCTATCTACCCATGGCGTTCCTGTCCGGCCTGTGGGTGCCGATGCCGCTCCTGCCGCATGTCGTGCAGCAGTTCGCGCCGCTGTGGCCGGCGTTTCACCTCGCGCAGTTGCAACTCGACTCGCTCGGTGCGCCCTCGATGGGCACCTTCGCGAGCCACGTCGCCTCGCTGGCCGGAATCACGATCGTGTTCTTCACCATCGCGATGCGAAAGCTCGCCAATGGCGGCTTGCGGATGTTCGGCGGCGCCGACGGCGCGCGGCGCGCCGGTGTCCCGCTACAACGGCTGCTGTCGCGCGCGGTCTTTTTCGCCGGCCTCGGACTCATCGTCGCCGGCATCATGGGCGGCAGCGTGCAGAAGACGCCGGACGATGGCGCGGGCCCGGTCGGCGTTCCCGCGCCTACCAACCCTGTAGTCGCCAGCTTCGACGACGGCACGCTGAACGCGAGTTACGGCGTCGGCTGGATGGTGGCGGACGACAAGACCCGCGGCGGCAATTCGACTTCGTCCGTGCAGGTCATCGCCGGCGGCGCGGAACACAGCCAGGGCGCGCTCGAAGCGAGCGGCACCGTTCGCGACGCGATCGAGTATCCGTTCGGCGGCACGATCTTCTTTCCCAAGGGCACCGAAGACGGCGCCTTCATGGACTACTCGAGCAAGAAGACCTTGCGCTTCCACGCGCGCGGTGACGGCCGGCAATACACCGTCCTGTTCCTGGTCGGCGCCGAGGGGCGCGCTGGCATTCCACCCATGTACGCCTTCACCGCGGGCCCGGAGTGGAAGGAAGTGCGGATCGAGCTCGACACCCTCGCCGGCATGGACCTCAAACGCGTGCATGGCGTCGTGATCGGCGCGATGGGTCCGCCCGGCGACTTCCGGTTCGCACTCGACGACGTGCGCCTCGAGTGA
- a CDS encoding SDR family oxidoreductase, giving the protein MEKRVALITGAGSGIGKATALAFLADGFRVVVSGRHRDALEEVARSAGDGQSLVFEADVTDPAAVRALFDATREKFGRLDVLFNNAGVGTPFIPLEELSYEQWRAVIDTNVTGAFLCTQQAFRLMKDQDPRGGRIINNGSISAHTPRANSAPYTASKHAITGLTKSTSLDGRKYDIACGQIDIGNALTELASKLPQMEPMMDVNHVANAVLQMAKLPLEANVQFMTILATKMAYIGRG; this is encoded by the coding sequence ATGGAAAAGCGGGTGGCGCTCATCACGGGCGCGGGCAGCGGGATCGGCAAGGCGACGGCGCTGGCATTCCTGGCGGATGGCTTTCGCGTGGTGGTGTCGGGACGGCACCGGGATGCCCTGGAGGAGGTTGCCAGGTCCGCGGGCGATGGGCAGTCGCTGGTGTTCGAGGCGGACGTCACGGACCCGGCCGCGGTGCGTGCGTTGTTCGACGCCACGCGCGAGAAGTTCGGCCGGCTCGACGTGTTGTTCAACAACGCGGGCGTGGGCACGCCATTCATTCCGCTCGAGGAGCTCAGCTACGAGCAATGGCGCGCGGTGATCGATACCAATGTGACCGGCGCGTTCCTGTGCACGCAGCAGGCGTTCCGGTTGATGAAGGATCAGGACCCGCGCGGCGGGCGCATCATCAACAACGGCTCGATCTCGGCGCATACGCCGCGCGCAAATTCGGCGCCGTACACCGCGTCCAAACATGCGATCACGGGGTTGACGAAATCCACCTCGCTCGATGGGCGCAAGTACGACATCGCCTGCGGCCAGATCGACATCGGCAATGCGCTGACCGAGCTTGCTTCGAAGCTGCCGCAGATGGAGCCGATGATGGACGTGAACCACGTGGCGAACGCGGTATTGCAGATGGCCAAACTACCGCTCGAGGCGAATGTGCAGTTCATGACCATCCTGGCGACGAAGATGGCCTATATAGGCCGCGGATGA
- a CDS encoding response regulator transcription factor translates to MIKILLAEDQAMVRGALGALLRLERDIEVLGAAADGLQALSECRRLKPDIVVTDIEMPGMTGIELAQKIQAEGLPSKVVIVTTFARQGYLRRALDAGVKGYLLKDSPAEKLAEALRSVHRGGKAIDPALAVEAWNESDPLNDRERQTLRLSGEGLSAPQIAEQLGLSAGTVRNYLSEAIGKLGASNRIEAYRLARQRGWL, encoded by the coding sequence ATGATCAAGATCCTGCTGGCCGAGGATCAGGCCATGGTGCGCGGCGCGCTCGGCGCGCTGCTCAGGCTCGAACGGGATATCGAAGTGCTGGGCGCCGCGGCGGACGGCTTGCAGGCGTTGTCGGAATGCCGGCGGCTCAAGCCTGACATCGTGGTCACGGACATCGAGATGCCCGGCATGACGGGGATTGAACTGGCGCAGAAGATCCAGGCGGAAGGGCTTCCCAGCAAGGTGGTGATCGTCACCACGTTCGCGCGCCAGGGCTACCTGCGGCGCGCGCTCGATGCCGGGGTGAAAGGCTATCTATTGAAAGATTCGCCGGCGGAGAAACTGGCGGAAGCGCTGCGCAGCGTGCATCGCGGTGGCAAGGCGATCGACCCGGCCCTGGCCGTCGAGGCGTGGAACGAATCGGACCCGCTCAACGACCGCGAACGGCAGACGCTGAGATTGTCAGGCGAAGGATTGTCCGCGCCGCAGATCGCGGAGCAGCTCGGGCTGTCGGCCGGCACGGTGCGCAATTATCTTTCCGAGGCCATCGGCAAACTCGGCGCGAGCAATCGGATCGAAGCGTATCGCCTGGCGCGCCAGAGAGGATGGCTATAG
- a CDS encoding sensor histidine kinase has protein sequence MNLKQLIQNIREAPPDSMVGYMTHGNGRAMRFMPFMILFNLAWLFLWAVLADQSFTRVILPTLLTVPVFLYFHLCTYFYGGPHRKRLRYIAGTFTLAYALAPFNVASLGYLIFGFFALSFTLPTRIAWRLIALSIVLFVAEMMFLGHDRTTVLSVGLPGVLLGISAVYTAYTTEQHLHLRRSNIEIMRLATLAERERIGRDLHDLLGHTLSVVALKSELARKLIDRDLDAARNEIGEVERVARDALSQVRNAVSGIRSTALAAELTAATALLEAQGLKVNCEMENVKLPHDRETALALSLREATTNIRRHSGATGVTIRVRQNSAAVIVEVTDDGRGGRIVPGNGLNGMRERLGSVGGTLLLEAGKDGGTLLRATVPIAA, from the coding sequence ATGAACCTCAAACAGTTGATACAGAACATCCGGGAAGCGCCGCCCGATTCGATGGTCGGCTACATGACGCACGGGAACGGGCGGGCCATGCGGTTCATGCCGTTCATGATCCTGTTCAACCTAGCGTGGTTGTTTCTCTGGGCCGTTCTCGCCGATCAGTCCTTCACGCGGGTCATCCTTCCGACACTGCTGACTGTTCCGGTCTTCCTGTATTTCCATCTCTGCACGTACTTTTACGGCGGCCCACATCGCAAGCGGCTGCGTTACATCGCGGGCACTTTCACGCTGGCGTATGCGCTGGCGCCGTTCAATGTGGCCTCGCTCGGGTATCTCATCTTCGGGTTCTTTGCCCTGTCGTTCACGCTGCCGACGCGGATCGCCTGGCGGCTGATCGCGCTCTCCATCGTGTTGTTCGTCGCGGAGATGATGTTCCTCGGGCACGACCGGACGACCGTGCTGAGCGTCGGCCTGCCCGGTGTGCTGCTCGGCATTTCCGCGGTCTACACCGCGTACACCACCGAGCAACACCTGCACCTGCGCCGCAGCAACATCGAGATCATGCGGCTCGCCACGCTCGCCGAACGCGAACGGATCGGGCGCGATCTGCACGATTTGTTAGGCCACACGCTGTCGGTGGTCGCGCTGAAATCGGAGCTGGCGCGCAAGCTCATCGACCGCGATCTCGACGCCGCGCGCAACGAAATCGGCGAAGTCGAACGCGTCGCGCGCGATGCGCTGTCGCAGGTGCGTAACGCCGTCTCCGGCATTCGCAGTACCGCCCTCGCCGCCGAATTGACCGCCGCCACGGCGTTGCTGGAGGCGCAGGGCCTCAAGGTGAATTGCGAAATGGAGAACGTGAAGCTGCCGCACGATCGCGAGACGGCGCTGGCGCTGTCGTTGCGCGAGGCGACCACGAACATCCGGCGTCACTCGGGCGCCACGGGCGTCACGATTCGCGTGCGGCAAAATTCCGCGGCGGTGATCGTGGAAGTGACCGACGACGGCCGCGGCGGACGCATCGTGCCCGGCAACGGCTTGAACGGCATGCGCGAGCGGCTCGGCAGCGTGGGCGGCACGCTGCTGCTCGAGGCCGGCAAGGATGGCGGCACGTTGTTGCGCGCCACCGTTCCGATTGCCGCATGA
- a CDS encoding SDR family NAD(P)-dependent oxidoreductase — protein MTVDTVLITGASSGIGAGLAREFVRRGKRVVLVARRVEQLEALAAELRAGGGQASAHRADVTLDGDIARVVAELAAQGVTPHIVIANAGFGVVGRAQTLELADFQRQFDTNVFGVLRTLHETFPALRATRGRFVIMGSVSGHLSVPGGAPYAMSKFAVRALAESLHGDLRSAGVGCTLISPGFVDSDIRRVDNRGGFHAQASDPIPAWLRMKTAKAARIMARGILSGRREVVVTFHGKVIVFMARHLPRFTRFLLVRANRGSRPEPKQGAG, from the coding sequence ATGACAGTCGATACGGTGCTCATCACCGGCGCATCCTCGGGGATAGGCGCCGGATTGGCGCGGGAGTTCGTGCGCCGTGGCAAACGTGTCGTGCTGGTCGCGCGGCGCGTCGAGCAACTGGAGGCGCTGGCCGCGGAGTTGCGCGCGGGCGGCGGTCAGGCGAGCGCGCATCGCGCGGACGTCACCCTCGACGGAGACATCGCGCGGGTCGTCGCTGAACTTGCCGCGCAGGGCGTCACTCCCCACATCGTGATCGCAAATGCCGGCTTCGGCGTCGTGGGCCGGGCGCAGACTCTCGAGCTCGCGGACTTTCAGCGGCAGTTCGACACCAATGTGTTCGGCGTGCTGCGGACGTTGCACGAGACCTTTCCGGCCCTGCGCGCCACGCGCGGCCGCTTCGTCATCATGGGCAGCGTGTCGGGACACCTGTCGGTGCCGGGCGGCGCGCCTTATGCGATGAGCAAATTCGCGGTGCGTGCGCTGGCGGAATCCCTGCATGGCGATCTGCGCTCCGCGGGCGTGGGTTGCACGCTGATCTCACCCGGCTTCGTGGATTCCGATATCCGCCGGGTCGACAACCGCGGCGGCTTCCATGCGCAGGCGAGCGATCCGATCCCGGCGTGGCTGCGCATGAAGACGGCGAAAGCCGCGCGCATCATGGCGCGCGGAATCCTGAGCGGCCGGCGCGAGGTCGTGGTCACGTTCCACGGCAAGGTCATCGTGTTCATGGCGCGCCACCTTCCGCGTTTCACGCGGTTCCTGCTGGTGCGCGCCAATCGCGGTTCGCGGCCCGAGCCGAAACAGGGCGCTGGTTAG
- a CDS encoding gluconate 2-dehydrogenase subunit 3 family protein — translation MSAPEMNTHEPEILRRRELLKRAAWLLGGAISAPAALAILQGCSAKDADTAAPVALKVLSAAQLALVAEIAETMIPKTTTSGAKDAGVPAFIDQVLDAVYPKDAQQRFTAGLADFEAAAKAADKSFLDRDPADRAAFVKQSLEAALAGEREPKPFILMARELTLLGFFTSQVGIDENMDYVAVPGAYHGCVPLSQMKKHVYWE, via the coding sequence GTGAGCGCGCCTGAAATGAATACGCACGAACCCGAAATCCTGCGGCGGCGCGAGTTGCTCAAGCGCGCGGCCTGGTTGCTGGGCGGTGCCATTTCGGCGCCCGCGGCGCTCGCAATCCTGCAGGGTTGCTCGGCGAAGGATGCGGACACCGCGGCGCCGGTGGCATTGAAAGTGTTGAGCGCCGCACAACTCGCGCTGGTCGCCGAAATAGCCGAGACGATGATTCCGAAAACCACCACGAGCGGCGCGAAGGATGCCGGCGTGCCGGCCTTCATCGACCAGGTACTCGATGCGGTTTATCCCAAGGATGCGCAGCAGCGCTTCACGGCGGGACTCGCGGATTTCGAAGCAGCCGCCAAGGCCGCGGACAAATCGTTCCTCGACCGCGATCCGGCCGACCGCGCGGCCTTCGTCAAACAAAGCCTCGAAGCCGCGCTGGCGGGCGAGCGCGAGCCGAAGCCGTTCATCCTCATGGCGCGCGAGCTCACGCTGCTCGGGTTCTTCACTTCGCAGGTGGGGATCGACGAGAACATGGATTACGTCGCGGTGCCCGGCGCGTACCACGGCTGTGTGCCGCTCTCGCAGATGAAGAAACACGTCTACTGGGAATAG
- a CDS encoding ABC transporter ATP-binding protein: MSQTPLASLEAVRKRFGKITALDGLDLAVRRGELLALLGPNGAGKSTAISLLLGLQRPDEGSATLFDQDPQEVAARRRIGIMMQEVALSPVMRPREFLTQVASYYPTPYEVQAVIKRLGLEKVADRTYKDLSGGQKRQVQFAMAIVGRPELLFLDEPSVGLDTNARAALWQVVRDLIHEGCSIVLTTHYLEEAEALADRVAVVAHGRLVAGGSVDEIRAHVSRKTIQCRSSLPRAEIAAWPEVVELSDESGRQSIVTRDAEAVLRRLLGGDAGVRDIEVRRAGLAEAFTELTNTAGARPEAGT, translated from the coding sequence ATGTCGCAAACCCCGCTGGCCAGCCTCGAGGCGGTCCGTAAACGCTTCGGAAAGATCACCGCGCTCGACGGACTCGATCTCGCGGTCCGGCGCGGCGAGCTGCTTGCCCTGCTCGGCCCCAATGGCGCGGGCAAGTCCACGGCGATCTCCCTGTTGCTGGGGCTGCAGCGGCCCGACGAAGGTTCCGCCACATTGTTCGACCAGGATCCCCAGGAGGTCGCCGCGCGCCGTCGCATCGGCATCATGATGCAGGAGGTCGCGTTGTCGCCCGTCATGCGGCCGCGCGAATTCCTCACCCAGGTGGCTAGCTACTATCCGACGCCCTACGAAGTGCAAGCGGTGATCAAGCGGCTCGGCCTAGAGAAGGTCGCGGACCGGACTTACAAGGATCTGTCGGGCGGGCAGAAACGGCAGGTGCAGTTCGCCATGGCCATCGTCGGCAGGCCCGAGCTGCTGTTCCTCGACGAACCCAGCGTCGGGCTCGACACGAATGCGCGCGCCGCGCTCTGGCAGGTGGTGCGCGATCTCATCCACGAAGGCTGCTCGATCGTGCTGACCACTCACTATCTGGAGGAAGCCGAGGCCCTCGCCGATCGCGTCGCCGTGGTCGCGCACGGCCGGCTGGTCGCCGGCGGCAGCGTGGATGAAATCCGCGCGCACGTCTCACGCAAGACCATCCAGTGCCGCAGCTCGCTCCCGCGCGCCGAGATCGCCGCCTGGCCCGAAGTCGTCGAGCTGAGCGACGAATCCGGCCGGCAGTCGATCGTGACGCGCGACGCCGAAGCGGTATTGCGCCGCCTGCTCGGCGGCGACGCCGGCGTGCGCGACATCGAAGTGCGGCGCGCCGGCCTCGCCGAAGCGTTCACGGAGCTCACCAACACGGCCGGCGCGCGTCCGGAGGCGGGAACATGA
- a CDS encoding dienelactone hydrolase family protein, whose product MTIDKRIIDLYNEYVHSALPRRDFMTRLVKIAGGTAAALAVLPLIEPNYAQARQTEPDDKRLATEKLQFNGPDGPVKAYVARPRKLRRRDRIPGILVIHENRGLNEHIEDVTRRVALAGYMAVAPDGLSSAGGAPADQEAARDLFAKTDGARIASDILAAVPWLAGDASNNGKIGVVGFCYGGGLALRAAVENIGVDAAVAYYGKQLPAQDTKRLRVPILLHYAGNDERVNAGIPEFKAALDAQGATYTIEMYPGTDHGFNNDSSAARYNDEAARLAWSRTIAFFDANLKPQIPKEE is encoded by the coding sequence ATGACAATCGACAAGCGCATCATCGATCTCTACAACGAATACGTGCACTCGGCGCTGCCGCGGCGGGATTTCATGACCAGGCTGGTCAAGATCGCGGGCGGCACGGCCGCCGCGCTGGCGGTGCTGCCGCTCATCGAGCCTAACTACGCGCAGGCGCGCCAGACCGAGCCGGACGACAAGCGGCTCGCCACCGAGAAGCTGCAGTTCAACGGACCGGACGGGCCGGTCAAGGCCTATGTCGCCAGACCCCGCAAGCTGCGCCGCAGGGACCGGATCCCCGGCATCCTCGTCATCCATGAGAATCGTGGCCTCAACGAGCACATCGAAGACGTCACCCGGCGCGTCGCGCTCGCCGGCTACATGGCGGTTGCGCCGGACGGTCTTTCGTCCGCGGGTGGGGCACCGGCGGACCAGGAAGCCGCGCGCGATCTGTTCGCGAAGACCGACGGCGCCCGCATCGCGTCGGACATCCTCGCGGCGGTGCCGTGGCTGGCGGGTGATGCGTCCAACAACGGCAAGATCGGCGTGGTCGGGTTCTGTTATGGCGGCGGTCTGGCGTTGCGCGCCGCGGTTGAAAACATCGGCGTCGATGCCGCGGTGGCGTATTACGGCAAGCAGTTGCCGGCGCAGGACACGAAGCGGCTACGCGTGCCGATCCTGCTTCACTACGCGGGCAACGACGAGCGCGTCAACGCCGGCATTCCGGAATTCAAGGCGGCGCTCGATGCGCAGGGCGCCACCTACACGATCGAAATGTATCCGGGTACCGACCACGGCTTCAACAACGATTCGAGCGCCGCGCGTTACAACGACGAGGCAGCCAGGCTTGCGTGGAGCCGCACGATTGCGTTCTTCGATGCCAATCTGAAACCGCAGATTCCAAAGGAAGAATAG
- a CDS encoding GMC family oxidoreductase — protein sequence METNSFDAIVVGSGMSGGWAAKELTEKGLKTLVLERGRMVKHGEYPTATKNPWDLPYGNRITQETRKHKYVWSRTGYPTPANEHWMIDDLENPFVEEAPFDWMRGHHVGGRSIMWARQSYRFGPLDMEANGKEGVGVPWPVTYDEIAPWYDKAEIFAGISGSADGLYQLPDGKYLPPHDLNCVETDFKRRLDDKLGRKLIIGRCANLTAPLTHNESPQRGTCQARNLCIRGCPYGGYFSSVSATLPSAERTGNMTLLADQIVYELIYDNDRGKATGVRVLDAKTGNQTDYFAKIVFLCASALGSAYIMLNSTSARFPNGFGNDSGELGHNIMDHNKPGSSNASVEGYLDVAYTGRRPNGFYIPRYRNVGKDKRNYLRGFGYQGRAARAGYARFNDSAAIGEDLKKEFQEPGPWNISMTAFGEILPYHDNHCRIDRDKKDKYGLPLLVVNAIVRDNERKMEEDMKNDAAEMLTAAGFKDVKVRSDSYNVGNSIHEMGTARMGADPKKSVLNKFNQVHACKNVFVTDGSFMPSSGCQNPSLTYMAFTARAADHAVSELKKGNL from the coding sequence ATGGAAACGAATTCGTTTGATGCGATCGTGGTCGGGAGCGGCATGAGCGGTGGATGGGCCGCCAAGGAGCTCACCGAAAAGGGCCTGAAGACCCTGGTGCTCGAACGCGGGCGCATGGTCAAACACGGCGAATATCCGACCGCCACGAAGAATCCCTGGGATCTGCCGTACGGCAACCGCATCACGCAGGAAACGCGCAAGCACAAGTACGTGTGGTCGCGCACCGGATACCCCACGCCCGCCAACGAACACTGGATGATCGACGACCTCGAGAATCCCTTCGTCGAAGAGGCGCCCTTCGACTGGATGCGCGGCCATCATGTGGGCGGGCGTTCGATCATGTGGGCGCGTCAGAGTTATCGCTTCGGTCCGCTCGACATGGAAGCCAACGGCAAGGAAGGCGTCGGCGTTCCCTGGCCGGTCACGTACGACGAGATCGCGCCCTGGTACGACAAGGCGGAGATCTTCGCCGGCATCAGCGGCAGCGCAGATGGCCTGTATCAACTGCCCGACGGAAAATATCTCCCGCCGCACGATCTCAACTGCGTCGAAACCGATTTCAAACGGCGGCTCGATGACAAGTTAGGCCGCAAATTGATCATCGGCCGCTGCGCCAATCTCACCGCGCCGCTCACACACAACGAAAGCCCGCAGCGCGGCACCTGCCAGGCGCGCAACCTGTGTATTCGCGGCTGCCCGTATGGCGGCTACTTCAGCAGCGTCTCCGCGACGCTGCCGTCGGCGGAGCGCACCGGCAACATGACGCTGCTCGCCGACCAGATCGTCTACGAGCTCATCTACGACAACGACCGGGGCAAGGCCACCGGCGTGCGCGTGCTGGATGCCAAGACCGGCAATCAGACCGACTACTTCGCCAAGATCGTCTTCCTGTGCGCCTCGGCCCTCGGTTCGGCCTACATCATGCTGAACTCCACTTCGGCGCGTTTCCCGAACGGCTTCGGCAACGATTCGGGCGAGCTCGGCCACAACATCATGGATCACAACAAGCCGGGTAGTTCGAACGCCAGCGTCGAGGGATATCTCGACGTCGCGTACACCGGCCGGCGGCCGAATGGTTTCTACATTCCGCGTTATCGCAACGTCGGCAAGGACAAACGCAACTATCTACGCGGCTTCGGCTACCAGGGCCGTGCGGCGCGCGCAGGTTACGCGCGCTTCAACGACAGCGCGGCGATCGGCGAAGACCTCAAGAAGGAATTCCAGGAACCGGGGCCGTGGAACATCAGCATGACCGCGTTCGGCGAGATCCTGCCGTATCACGACAACCACTGCCGCATCGATCGCGACAAGAAGGACAAATACGGACTGCCGCTGCTGGTCGTGAATGCCATCGTGCGCGACAACGAGCGCAAGATGGAAGAAGACATGAAGAACGACGCGGCCGAAATGCTGACCGCCGCAGGCTTCAAGGACGTGAAAGTGCGCAGCGATTCGTACAACGTCGGCAACAGCATCCACGAGATGGGCACGGCGCGTATGGGCGCGGATCCGAAAAAATCCGTGCTCAACAAGTTCAACCAGGTGCATGCCTGCAAGAATGTGTTCGTCACCGATGGCTCGTTCATGCCCTCGTCGGGCTGCCAGAATCCCTCGCTCACCTACATGGCATTCACGGCGCGCGCGGCCGATCACGCGGTGTCGGAACTCAAGAAGGGCAACCTGTGA